Proteins found in one Triticum aestivum cultivar Chinese Spring chromosome 4D, IWGSC CS RefSeq v2.1, whole genome shotgun sequence genomic segment:
- the LOC123099941 gene encoding non-specific lipid transfer protein GPI-anchored 11 — MMPPAAVALALLVVSTLQPRAAVQAQVSAAPAAAPAPSWGELDCTGAQLNLSSCLTYVESGSALTRPEKGCCGTLSGVVDGDAACLCGLVGGYGSFGIRVDAVRALALPTICRVEAPPPRLCAMLGLSGAEPPGGAVPPASGYGTPATTPATSAANGGAATDRSRRRHLLLVLLPYCAALLTLLP; from the exons ATGATGCCACCCGCGGCCGTCGCCCTCGCGCTCCTCGTGGTCTCGACGCTGCAGCCCCGGGCGGCGGTGCAGGCGCAGGTGTCGGCCgctccggcggcggctccggcgcccAGCTGGGGGGAGCTGGACTGCACGGGCGCGCAGCTCAACCTGTCCTCCTGCCTGACGTACGTGGAGTCCGGGAGCGCGCTGACTCGGCCGGAGAAGGGCTGCTGCGGGACGCTCTCCGGCGTCGTGGACGGCGATGCCGCCTGCCTGTGCGGGCTCGTGGGCGGGTACGGGTCCTTCGGGATCCGCGTCGACGCCGTGCGTGCGCTGGCGCTGCCCACCATCTGCCGCGTCGAAGCGCCGCCGCCCAGGCTCTGCGCCATGCTGGGCTTGTCCGGCGCGGAGCCGCCGGGCGGCGCCGTGCCCCCGGCATCAG GGTacggcacgccggcgacgacgcCAGCAACGTCAGCCGCGAACGGCGGCGCCGCGACGGACCGGAGCCGAAGGCGTCATCTCCTCCTCGTGCTCCTCCCGTACTGCGCCGCGCTCTTGACGCTGCTGCCGTAA